The Streptococcus respiraculi sequence GCCTCCAAGTTCAAAATAACATCGTCTTTTTCAAGATAGTCTGTCTCTGAAAACTCGACATAGCCAATTGTGCCAATATCATCTTGTAATTCTGGTGTCATACTGACAACATAGTGATTTTCTTCTTTTTCAATCCAAAGATAGTTTGCAATTTTTTTCATGTTCGTTCCTTTCTGATCATCAACTGTCGATTCTTGACATTTCGTGTCAATTATCTTCCTTTATTCTTATTCTGGCAAGAAGTTCTAAGGCCTTCATGCGGTGTTCTGCGGTTGGTAGTAAGGGGATAAAAAGCACCTCATCTGCTCCAGATACCCGTACTAATTCATTGACTGATCGCTCTACTCTTGCTAGATCCCCAACCAGCATCCGTGTCCGATTGGCTGCAATCTGAGCTTGCTCCGCTTCCGTCAGAGTGTAGGCTTGCGCTGTTTGGATACTCGGATAGCGACTAAATTCGTTAAAATCATCTTTTCCCAACATCCAAATATCAAGAGGTCTAGCCAATTCTTCAGCCAACTCCATGGTCTCTGCAATCACGACAAAGAGAGCTAAAATTAACCTCTCCTTAGCCTGAGCAGAAACTGGAAACTGCTCTCGGTAGGTTTTTCCAAGTAGGGCAGCTGTTTCTAGGGGATTTTGCTGGATAAAAGGAAAGCTACCGTAGGCAAATCCTAGTTCTAAGCGCGCCGCCTCATGAACTGATCGCCCGCCTGTCCCTAGCACAAATATATCAGGAACTAGAGGAGGAGTTGGTGTCGCTCTAATCGAGGCTTTATCATCTGCTAGATAGGCACACAAGTCCTCCAACCACGCACCATATTCTTGGCTCCTATAATGGCTTTGCAAGTGCTGATGTACCAAAGTCGTCCCCAACGAATTGCCCAAGCCAATGTCTATCCGATTCGGATAGAGGGTCGCCAAGGTTCGAGCTATTTCGGCCACCTTATAAGGACTATAGTGCAGGCCCATAATCCCACCAGAGCCAATTCGGATTCTCTGGGTCTGGCTGGCTAAATGTGCCATGACGATTTCAGGGGCACTGATGGCAAAAGCAGAAAGATTGTGGTGCTCTGCAACCCAAAAACGATGAAAACCAAGCGAATCCGCACGTTTTGCAAGTGCAAGGGTCGTTTCTAAGGCATCCACTGCTGTCTGCCCCTCATCAATAACCCCGTAGTCTAAAATACCAAACTTCATGATTTCTCCTCCCCGTAGTTAACAGACAAACCACGAAATAAGCTCCGTGAATCCGCTGGTAAAGACTCGCCGTAGTCCATTAAAGGTACAATGTCTTTAAATGAAGCCTGTGGAATAGCTAAGGACAGCAAGTCAGTAGCCTTAATCTTCAGATGAATATCCTGTGAGCGATTATCTCTAATTTTCTGGACAAATTCAGGGTCCACGATAAAGGGAGTTGAAGCTCCAACAAGATCTGCGTGTGCCAGTGCCTCTACGGCCTTTTCTGGACTGTTGACCCCTCCTGTTGCCATAATCGGCAACCGCCCTTTCCAGTGTTGGTAAATAACCTCATTGACCAATCGCCCTTGGTACTGTCCGCTAGAGCGCACTCGATTCCGAAAAACATCATGCCCCCAACTAGCAATCGCTAGATAGGCAAGGGGCACTCGTTCCATTGCTTCTTCCAGCAATTGAAGAAATTCCTCAATCGAATAGCCAATCTGATGACCTCGTGTTTCCTCAGGTGTTGCCCGAAAACCCAGTAAAAATGGCCTGTTTGCTTTACTATCAATCACTTCCTGCACAGCCTCTAAAACCTCAAGAGTCAGTCTTGCCCGACTAGGAAAATCTTGTCCACCATAGTCATCTGCACGCTGATTGGAAAAGGTAGAGAAAAAAGTCTGAATCAGTAGGCGTTGAGCAGAAGAGACCTCCACACCGTCAAAGCCTGCTGCAATTGCCCGTCTTGTTGCTTGACGGTAATCCTCTACGATAGCCTTAATTTGTTCAACGGTTAGGGCTTTGACCTCATGGGGAAATGGTGACTGCAACTGCATAGGACTTGGCCCATAGACAAAGCCCTCTCGCGCTAGTGTGTGTGAGGAAAAGCGCCCCGCATGGGTCAACTGCAAGATAGCTGTCGCTCCTTCTGCTTTCATCGCCTGCGCCAATTGACTGAGACCTAAAATATCCTCATCTTTTGCGACACTAAAGCCAAATTCAAACAATTGACCGTAAGGATTGACATAAGCTGCCCCTGTGATTTGAAATGGTGCAGCAGCAGCCCTTCGCTTGGCATAGGCCAAATCATCCTGACTAACATACCCTTCCTTGCTAGAAGAATTGGTCACCATGGGCGATAGGACAAAGCGGTTATCCAATTCGATACCATCTCCCATAGAAAATGGGGTAAATAAGCGACTTACATCCACCATATTAATCTATCCCTACTTTCTGATGACGTTCCATTGCTTCTTTTGTTCCTTTGGCAAACTCTGCTAGATTGTCCAGCGTCAATCGATAGCGTGTCGGGGTGTTTCCTAAGTTCCTGATAAACTGTTTTAGACCTGCTAGTACATCTTCTGGTTCAAGAGCTTGATGTAGCAAGTCGGATAAGGTTGCCATCGAAGCAGGATTGACACGCGGATAGCTTAGACCAAGATCCGCTTCTCCAGCAGCTACCCTGTAAAAGTCTCGGATTAACTCCCCCCGCTTTTCTTGTGAGCCTGAGATGCTGATATAAGCCGAAACAGCAATGCCAGACTTGATGCGCCTTTGGGCTAAGCCAGCAAATTTCTGTCCTCCAATACTGACATCGTAAGTGCCAGGACAGTAAGAATCACTGATTTCACGCACTTCAACCTCGTGATCCGCTAAGGGAAGAATTTCCCTAAGACAAGCTACCATGAGTTGATAGGCCTGTCCCATATCTAACTTCTTACCTCCAAGATGATCAGGGAGGATTAAAGAAAGATTGACAATCCCCACATCTGCTACAACAGCTAGGCCACCAATAGAACGAACAAGCGGCCGATAGCCTTGCTTGCGAATCACTTCCAAACCTTGCGCAAGATGAGGCAAACGGCAATCTGCCATACCCAAAATGACCGTTTTCTCGAGAGGCCACACATGCCAAATGACCTGTTCAGGCTGCCGATTTACTTCTTTTAAAAAAACATCTGCCAAAACTAGCTCATCAAGGCTACTTCCCAGCACACCTTCTGCCGACTGATAAATCGTATGCGAAACATCCGCTAATGACTGTAACAACAGCAATGATACCCCTTTCACACATATACTTCCATTCTAACATAATATAGGCATAAATCAATGAATTGCTTTGAAAAAACTCAGCTCACGGTCACAACTGAAACGATGTTCTCTGTGCTCTAAGCCTCATGATTTTCATTAAAGTTGGGGGGGCACTAGGTGATACGTCTGATGTTTTTCACTGAAAATTGTCACTTATAGATTGTCTATCAGAAACTGTCTCGCTAGCCACCAGTCCTCCTACAAATAGCAGCAAAAAAAGACTGAGCTTGGCTCAGTCGCCTTATTCTCGATTGTCAGTCATTCTTACTTGCTCGTTTCAGTAAGTATAGCGGATTGAGAACGGAACACGGATTAAGCACTGTGTGAAAAAGAGACGCAGATGTTCCAACTTTAGTTGGTTACAGCTGAGGCTCCCTTTAGTGGAGACGCAGATGTTCCAACTTTAGTTGGTTACAGCTGAGGCTCCCTTTAGGGATAAATCTCGTTGGTTGCAAGACAACCTGCTTCGATTTCCTATTTTGTCTAGGAGTTGCTTAACGATGTCCTAACCTTTATTCAATTCACTATAAAACCGCTTGATTGCTTCCCGATTCCAAACAAATAAGGATACCACTTGAAAGACCAACAAGCCTCCACAAAGGAGAGCAGACAGATAATCTCCTTTAGCCAAGGTCCACCAGACTATAGTAGCAAAAAGAGCTATGAGGGCAAGCCCTGCTAGATTACGGCCAACAGCATAGAGGAGCAAGCTCTTTCGAGTGCGACATTCACTCGCTTCTAGTTCCAAGAGCACGCCTAGAATCAACTCTCCAACAAAGCTCATATTCTTCCTCCTCTATCAAATAGGTCCTAGTCTTTCAAGGAAATGCCTTTTTCTTTCAATTGCTTAATCGTTGCCGCACCGATTCCTTTTAAGGCTAGCAAATCTTTTTCTGTCCATACTGCAAAGTCAGCCACGCTCTGAATGCCTGCTTGGTAGAAGGTTTCTAAGCGACTAGCAGGAATACCCTCAAGTTCTGGTAGGGCTTGGAAACCCTCTAGACTTGTAGCTGCCTGATGTTTGATATCGGCAACTGCTTCTTTGACCTGCTCAACAGCCTGATCAACGACCGTTTCAGCCACGTTCACCACTTGTTCCAATCGCTCACGACCTGCTTTTTTCAATTTTGCCCATTCACGTTTCAATACTTTTTTCCGATTTACTTTTTTCTTTGCCATTTTTCTCCTAATCTCCTTTTATCTTATCCTTAATAACTTCGTTTGCCAAACAATTCATCAGGTAAATCATGAAACCCTTTGCCAGCAGCATAGTTAGCGAATTTTCCCTGAATAAAGCGATAGGCATCGACCTTGCTTTCATAGCGAATGTAGGCATCAGCTGCGCGCTCATCCTTGTCTTCTTCTAAGACACGACGACTTTCTTCCATAGCCATTTCATTTATCGTTACTTGAGTATTGACCCAAGTCTCGAATTCTTTTAGAAATTCCTGTTCATAACTCATTCGTCAATCTCCCTATACACATCTGTTTCAATTGCCCGATAGGGCGCAATATCTTGGACATATTCCAATACCCCTTGAAATTCTCCTGCAGCATCACGAACAGCTTTATAGGTCACATGAACAAATTGCCCACGCGATTCAGAGTTGAACCACATTTCAAATTTGTCCTTACGCCCCTCACGCAAGGCGGTAAAAATCGCCCGTACCTTGGGTAATAATTTGGGCGGGTGACACAGCTCTACATTCCGTCCAATCTGGCTTGGAGTCCGTTTAAAAATCATCTCCTCGCTCGGCACTGCATCGTTATAATACTGGAAAATATCGTCCTTGTTCACGAAGGTGATTTCCATAGGCAGGTGATTCAAAATCAAATTTGCCTGCTCAACAGACAAATAGCCATTTCCAAAAACCTGTTGCTCCTCTGCTGGTCTCCGTTTGGGCTTGAAGGAGATGGTCAACTCGCCTTCAGGTGTGTCAAGCGTGTGCTGAACAAGTTCTCCTGTCCCTTCTACCTCCTGTTCAGCCGGTCTTTCCTGCTCTTTTTGGCTAAAGTCTTTTCGCGCCGGCTTCCAAGACTCGCTCGGACGGATAATGGCATAGCCAAAGGCTTCACTTTCTCCTGCAATTTGTAGCCAATCATCTTGCGTAAAACATTCGAGTAGAATCATTAGCAAAATCGATTCTTCCTTGAAAATCATACTTTCAAATTCGACTGCAAAGGCTTCAAAACTCTGTTGTAAAACCTCAATTCCCTGCTCTTCTAATTGCTGACAGTCCTTTTGTACAAGCGCAAACAAGTCCCGAATTTGATCATCCACTCCCCACATGACCTTGGGTGGTGAATCATGTCCGTATTTCTCCATCAAGGGAAAGAATAATTCTTCCTTTCGCCGATAATGGTTGTCAAACTGCCCTAACAAGACTAGTTGACGCTGCAAGCCCTTGACGATTTCCTTGCGAATAGTCGAATCTTCTGTCTGCTTATAACTTTCTAACAAACGACGAATCCTGATTAGAGCCGCACGTAAGGCTAAGTTTTCATCTTTAAAAACACGTACCGGATGACCTGCCTGATCAGCATCTGCTACCTCGACATTCTGGACTGCCTGCTTGAACAAGTTAGCATGGACATCGCACAGAGCCATGACATCTTCAAAGGTCACTCCCGAACCCGAGTTCATCAACTCATGCTCCATCAGCGAAATCTCAATGGCTGAGACTCCAGCAAAGGTCTGATTAAACCGCTCCTGTACACTATCTGGACTAGCTCCACGGTGCAAATCCAGCAAGATATCCTTTAAGATATGAATGCGTTCGTCTGTCATGCTTGTCCTCCAATGACATCATAGCCATTCCACTCCAAGGTTGACTGAATCCGTGCCAAATCAATCCCCTTCATCTTCGCCCCTTGCTTGAGCGACACTGTTTTACCAAGGGTATTGCGCATCAAGGGATTGGCAAGCGGGGTAAAACCAAGTTCGACCAAGATATCCAACACCTCAGGATGCGCTTCAATGACCTGCGCCACAGGAATAGAAAGATCAATCGTATTCATGTTCCCACCTTCACACATTTTTTCCCATTATAGCACATTCTAAAAGGAAAAGGGAGAGTGAAAGAGATGTTTTCAGGTAAAAAACGCTTTCCTACCTTGCTTTAATCAAAGGTTTTAGAAATGATTGGTAATCAACCGATTACTTATGTTGTCCTTTTTCACTAAAAATACTGATGATAAGTGCTCAAAAGATTACAAATGGGAAAAATTATGATAAAATTAGAAAATTCGTACAATAAGCTAAAGGAGAGGAAGATACAATGAGTGAGAAACACCATCATTCAACCAACAAAATGGAAAGGAGTCTACAAAACCGCCATGTCCAAATCATGGCCATTGCAGGAACAATCGGAACAGGATTATTCCTAGGCGCTGGGCGCTCTATCAGTCTGACTGGTCCTTCAATCATCTTTATCTATATGATGACAGGCGGCTTCATGTACCTGATGATGCGGGCAATCGGCGAGATGCTCTACCGCGATCCCGACCAGCACACCTTTATCAACTTTATCACCCACTATGTGGGAAAGGGCTGGGGCTACTTTGCCGGCTGGTCCTACTGGCTCTCGGTCGTCTTTATCGGCATGGCAGAAATTACTGCTGTCGCAGAATACGTCCAATTCTGGTTTCCAATGTGGCCTGCTTGGATTATCCAATTGGTCTTTCTTGTCATTTTAGGCATGGTCAACTTGATTGCCGTCCGCATCTTCGGAGAGGTCGAGTTCTGGTTTGCCATGATTAAAATCATCGCTATTTTAGCTCTAATTGCGACCGCCATTTTCATGGTCTTGACAGGATTTGAAACACCGACTGGTCTTGCCAGTTTGACCAATATCAGCGACGGATTCAGTCTCTTTCCAAATGGACCACTAAACTTTATCGTCGCCTTTCAAATGGTCTTCTTTGCCTATCTGATGATGGAATTTATCGGTGTAACAACTGCTGAAACGGAAAATCCTCGCAAAGTACTACCAAAAGCCATTAAGGAAATCCCTGTCCGCATCGTCTTTTTCTATGGTGGGGCCCTACTTGCCATCATGGCGATTATCCCTTGGAGGAACTTAGCAACAGCTGGCTCTCCCTTTGTAACGGTGTTTGAATTAGCAGGGATTAAATGGGCCGCCGGCTTGATTAACTTTGTCGTCCTGACTTCTGCTGCCTCTGCCCTCAATTCGACCCTGTATTCTACTGGACGACACCTCTACCAGCTTGCGCATGATGCACCAAATGCCTTGCTCAAGAAATTCAAGATCAACACCCTATCACGGCAAAACGTTCCACAAAATGCCATTATCGCCTCTGCAGTGGTCATCGCACTTGCCGCTGCAATCAGTGTCCTTCCTGATGTATCGGATGCCTTTACCCTGATTACTGCTTCTTCATCAGGCGTCTACATTGCTATTTATGTCTTGGTTATGCTGGCACATCTTAACTATCGCAAGTCTCAAGACTTCATGGCAAACGGCTACTTAATGCCCGCCTATCGTATCTTGAATCCCCTTACCATCTGCTTTTTCCTCTTTGTCTTTGCGACCTTGTTCCTCCAAGAAGCAACCCTTTGGGGAGCAATCGGCTCCACCATTTGGATTATCGCCTTTGGTAGCTATAGCCTTTATAAATTTAGATAGTCAAAAGGCTTTTATCAGAAAATAAATATCAAAACGAACAAAGGAAGATTTTCAACATTTGAACTCTCCCCTTGTTCGTTTTGATTTAGTACTAGGCAACGTGTCGCAAGCATAACTAAAGTTAAGTAAGACGCGTTAACGATGTAATAGATAAAAATGAAAGACTAGAACCATGTAAACTTGTAGGTCGTCACATGTTCAAATAACTGGTCTTTTTCGAGTAAAATCGATCCGAATCCTTCTACATTACAGGCATTGGGTAGACCTTGACATTCCAAGCTAAAAGCACCGTGAAAGGCTGCCATATCCTCACTTGGGAAATTGTAGGTATAAATCACCACCGCAGGCTGATTGGTCTCAACCGCCACACGAATTTTTTCATCTGGACTGACGACTGCTACCGCTTCTTTCACCCTATCCAAGACCCAAGGATGATCATAGCCCTTGACCAAGGCATTTTGCGGGTGTTCCAAGGTGAAGCCTTGAGCAAATGTCCCTCCTTTTCGGAAGTCAAAAGGCGTTCCATCAACAGGATCTAGCCTGCCAAGTGGTAGATTGTCCTCACCGAGTGGCGCATAGCTGTCCGCAGCAATCCGCACTTGGTGATCTGCAATGTCTTGAGTAACATCACCTGTTAGATTGAAATAAACATGGTTAGTCGGATTAAAAATCGTATCCTTATCCGATTGGGCTGTATAAGAAATCTCAAGCGCATTCTCCTCTGTCAAGCGATAGCAAGCCCTGATACGCACATTTCCCGGAAATCCATTGTAGCCATCAGAAAGCTCAATCGTAAAGCAAACGCTATTTGTCGCCTCATTTACTTCGGCTTCCCAATACTGTTCATTAGCTGTATTCACCCCACCGTGCAAGGTGCGACCTGGTTCATTTTCTGTAAAGTGATATACCTTGCCTTTAATCTCTGCCTGCGCTTTTGAAATACGACCTGCAACAGGTACAATGGTTGCCCCGGGATAGCTGTCCTTGGCCAGGTATTCGTCATCTGATGACGCAGCCATGGTCAGATTGCGCAGACCACCCTTTTCCCCCACAGGCACTAGTATCTCCACAATCCGCGCCCCAAAATTGGTCAAACTCACCTGCATCCCAGCTGCGTTGACCAGATGATACTTCCTTGCCCTTTCACTTCCAAATGGACTAATTTCAATCATGATTTCTCCTTTCAGTAGTTGAAACCTGTATTCACAGCTCAGCAACTCTATTTAGGGCTTATGGATACTGGTTCTTAATAATACACAATTTTCTATGATTAAAGCAACACTCTCAAAACTCAAACAGGAGCTGGCATTTCTGCCTGCTCCTGAGGATACTTAAAGTCTATTCATCTTCGTCATCTGACATGCCAGCAAGTACATCGTTCACATACTGGATGTATTCGGATGTACTTTCATCATAGCGTGATGTCGTTCCAAGAAGGGCATCGTTGATAAAACGAATGACCATTGGCATATTCATTCCTGCGTATAGCTCAATCGTGCGTCCCTCTAAAATGAGTTTACTAACCACATTACAAGGCGTTCCACCGAGCAAATCTGCAAAGACAACGAAATCGTCTAATCCTTCAATCGTATCTAAAAATTTTGCCTGAAATTCTTCTGGACCTTCTGCGGGGAGCAAAGATACAGTATGAATATTGTCCTGTGGACCCATAATCATTTCGGTGCTTTGCTTCAAACCCTCACAAAATTGTCCATGGCTTACTAATACTAAATGTTTACTCATAGAGGATACCTTACATCATTCCAAATGCGAAGTGACCTAGAGCTGATAGAGCAAGCGCAGCAATAATAATCAGTATGATTGCTTTTGTAGAAGTCATACCTTTACGGCCTAGCAACCAGAAGATTGCACCTGTAATCACTGCTGGTACCAAGCGTGGGAAGATTTGGTTAATCATGTCTTGAATCATGATTGCCTTGTCACCGATATGTGGTGTCCAAGTCACATCGACGTTAATCATGGTTGCAATCATCGCACCAAGCATGAAGACCCCAAGAACAGAAGCTGCATCAACAAGGGCAGTCAATTTGCTGCGCATTGTTGTGACAAGAGTTGTTCCTTCTTTATACGCAAACTCCAACTGTTTCCAACGGAAGATATCATAGACAACTGCTACAGCAACCCACATGGCAATACCGATAGGAGAGTTAGCTTTTGCTTGAGTCGCTGCAATAGATCCCATAATCGCCGGAACAAGAGAACCGAAGATTGAGTCTCCGATAGGAGCAAATGGTCCCATCAAGCCAGTTTTCACACCGTTTACCGCATCTTTAGAAGCAACACCCTCATTTTCTTCCAAGGCAAGGTCGATACCTGCGATGATGGTATGGAAGAATGGTGATGTATTGAAGAATTGGGTATGCAATTGCATCATTTCTTTTAGCTCAGGAGTTCCATCTCCGTACATTTTACGAAGTTGTGGCAAGAGCATATAGAGATAACCTGAACCCTGCATCCGTTCATAGTTCCAACCAAGTTGGTAGGTGAACATGCTACGTTTGTTAATTTGATTAAAATCTTCTTTAGTCAGTTTGTAATTAGATTTCATCATCTTCAATTTCCCCACTTTCTGCATTAGTCGGAGCTGCAACGACAGTCACATTTTGGCCATTCTTATAATGAAGAACTGCAAGACCGATACCGATTACGGCGATTGCAACCATTGGTAAACCTTTATCAAATGCTGATGATGAGAAGCCAATTGCTGCTTCTGCTGATTCATCGTAAGCACCTGCAAGTGTTCCAACAGCACCACTAAGAGTTGAAAGACCACCAAATACAGTTGTCATCATGGCAGTAATCGCAAATCCCATACCAAGGTAGTGAAGATTGCGTTTAAGTGGAAGATAGTGAAGCAAGATTGCAAATCCGAGACCTGGAAGCATACGAGCTGCAAGTGTCAAACCAGATGCTGCCCACTGGTATTCTTTAATGAGGTCAACAACTGTTTGAACAAAGTCACCACCAAATGCAAGGGCAAGAAGAACTGGAACTGCACGAGAAGCTGCCCAAGGAATCGCACCTAGAAGATAGTTGCGTTCAATTCCTTTGTAGTCAAAGCGTTCAACTGCTGCGTCCACACGGTGAGCAAAGTAAGTAGTTGAGAAACGACCGAGAATATCGGCATAAGTAAGGAGCGCTGCTACTGGTACCGCAATTGTTGAGATTGCAAGCTCAGCGTCAATCCCTTTTGCCACTGAGAAAGCAGTTGCCAAGACCGCACCAGATGTCGCATCAATACGAGATGCACCACCGAAAGTACCAACACCAAGCACTACCAATTGAAGTGAACCACCGATAAACAAACCAGTCTTCAAATCTCCCATAACAAGACCAGTAATGAATCCTGCAAATACAGGTGAACCAGCAGATGATACGATGGTCAACTCATCACAGATTTGATAAGCTGAGTACAAGGTAAGTAAAAGAATTTGCCACCATTGAATCATGATGTAACCTCCTAAAATTTTTTATAATTGTTTCATGCCCTCATTCCGAAGTCGAAACAAAGACAAATGTAACCGAATTGTGTTTATCTTACCTTATCAAGTAATGGTAAGAAGTCTTTTGCAGTGTCACCTGGCACCATTTGATGAATCAATTTCACGCCTTTGGCATTCAAGTCATCAAAGACCTTGATATCCTCATCTACCACGTTTACAGAACGGGTAACAGAGCGAGTTTCAGGTGATTGGGACATATTTCCGACATTGAGTTCTGAAATGGATACGCCCTGCTCAACCAAGCCCAAAAGTGGGGCTGGTTTTTTTGCTACGATAAAGAGACGTTGTGAATCATATTTTCCTGCTAAGATATTTGCTGCAGCTTTCTCAACCGGTAAAATAGACAATTTCACCCCTGCTGGACAAGCTAGTTTTAAACCAGCTTTCTCAATATCACTGTTAACCACATCATTATCCACGACCATAATCCGTGAAACATTTAATTTTGTGGTCCAGAGGTTTGCCACCTGTCCATGAATCAAACGTCCGTCGATCCGTACTCCTATAATTGCCATAGTATTCTCCTTTTACTATTTAGTTATAAATCTTTATACACGTGTTCCTGTGAAAAACGAAGATTCTCTCTATACTTGCCTTCTGTTTCAAAGACAATAATCTCATTTTCTCCTTTCTTTAAGTATCCTTTTGGTATGTAGAGAGAAAGAAGCGGACCTCGTTCCCAGAAACGACCTATATTTTCCTTATTTACAAAGACAACACCTTTACCAAAACCTGTCATATCGAGATAGGTATCTTGACAATGCTCAATCGTTACATGGTAGCGATAGAAAGCTGGTTGATTTTCTTCCCATTCTTCCGTGAATGCAAGCTGATCTAGCTGGTCAAGCGCTAGCGGATACATATCCCACTGCCCGACAAAGTGCAAGTCTGCAATCACTCCTCGACCTAGGCCCTTAAACTGGGTCGGAGCGGTCAACTTGTGACCATAATTCACACGACCCATATTTTCGACTAGAATGCTCAGTTCTGCTGTAGTATCATCCTGCTGAAAATGAATTTCTTCTCCAATGTCTTCCTGATACTGAGTCGCAATTTTTTGACCATCTAGAAAGACCTGAACTCGGTCTCTGGCATCGATAATCCGCAAACATTCGCCATCTGTCTTATCTTTTTCAATCTGTGTCTTATAGTAGATATAGCCGACATTCTGACCAAGCTCTTCCATGGATTTTGGATAAAAAGCCTTGTGGCAATCGCTTACATTTTCTAGCGCAGCAAACAAGCTCACTTTATCATTCAAGGACACCGTTGGATAGGCTTTTGCTTCCTTAATCAGAGGCTCCGCATAGTCAAGTTGCGGATAATGTTCTTTCATCAAAGCTTGCAGTGCATAAAATTTCTTGGTTGGATTGCCCGCCTCATCTAAAATCGCATCGTAGTCATAGGAAGTAATCTGTGGCAAATCAATCTGTCCACGCGCTGAACAACCATTCATAAAGCCGAAGTTTGTACCACCATGGAACATATAAAGATTAACACTTCCTAGCTCCAGTACTTCCATAACAGCCTGTGCCAACTCATCTGGATCCCTACGAATGACTTCTTCGCCCCAACGGTTGAACCAGCCATCCCAAAATTCCATACACATGAGCGGCCATTTTTTACCGTGTTCATCAAAGAAGGCTTGTAATTGCTCAAAGTTCCCCTTCGCGTTGGACCCAAAATTGGCTGTAACAAACACATCATCATCAACCAAGGTTCCAGATCGCAAGGTCGCTCTCCAAGAACCATCTGAAGTAAACAAGGGAGCAGTTAAACCATGTTTTCTCATCAGAGCAGCAACAGCTCGTAGATATTCCTTCTCCTCACCATAAGAGCCATACTCATTTTCAACTTGGAACATCAGGATATTGCCCCCTTGGGACAACTGGTGCTTAGCGAGCTTTGGCAAGAGAAAGGCATAATACTCATCTACATGTCGCAGATAGGCTTCATCTCCTGATCGGACGCGCACCT is a genomic window containing:
- a CDS encoding MsnO8 family LLM class oxidoreductase produces the protein MKFGILDYGVIDEGQTAVDALETTLALAKRADSLGFHRFWVAEHHNLSAFAISAPEIVMAHLASQTQRIRIGSGGIMGLHYSPYKVAEIARTLATLYPNRIDIGLGNSLGTTLVHQHLQSHYRSQEYGAWLEDLCAYLADDKASIRATPTPPLVPDIFVLGTGGRSVHEAARLELGFAYGSFPFIQQNPLETAALLGKTYREQFPVSAQAKERLILALFVVIAETMELAEELARPLDIWMLGKDDFNEFSRYPSIQTAQAYTLTEAEQAQIAANRTRMLVGDLARVERSVNELVRVSGADEVLFIPLLPTAEHRMKALELLARIRIKEDN
- a CDS encoding NADH-dependent flavin oxidoreductase, with the protein product MNMVDVSRLFTPFSMGDGIELDNRFVLSPMVTNSSSKEGYVSQDDLAYAKRRAAAAPFQITGAAYVNPYGQLFEFGFSVAKDEDILGLSQLAQAMKAEGATAILQLTHAGRFSSHTLAREGFVYGPSPMQLQSPFPHEVKALTVEQIKAIVEDYRQATRRAIAAGFDGVEVSSAQRLLIQTFFSTFSNQRADDYGGQDFPSRARLTLEVLEAVQEVIDSKANRPFLLGFRATPEETRGHQIGYSIEEFLQLLEEAMERVPLAYLAIASWGHDVFRNRVRSSGQYQGRLVNEVIYQHWKGRLPIMATGGVNSPEKAVEALAHADLVGASTPFIVDPEFVQKIRDNRSQDIHLKIKATDLLSLAIPQASFKDIVPLMDYGESLPADSRSLFRGLSVNYGEEKS
- a CDS encoding lipoate--protein ligase family protein, translating into MKGVSLLLLQSLADVSHTIYQSAEGVLGSSLDELVLADVFLKEVNRQPEQVIWHVWPLEKTVILGMADCRLPHLAQGLEVIRKQGYRPLVRSIGGLAVVADVGIVNLSLILPDHLGGKKLDMGQAYQLMVACLREILPLADHEVEVREISDSYCPGTYDVSIGGQKFAGLAQRRIKSGIAVSAYISISGSQEKRGELIRDFYRVAAGEADLGLSYPRVNPASMATLSDLLHQALEPEDVLAGLKQFIRNLGNTPTRYRLTLDNLAEFAKGTKEAMERHQKVGID
- a CDS encoding helix-hairpin-helix domain-containing protein, which gives rise to MAKKKVNRKKVLKREWAKLKKAGRERLEQVVNVAETVVDQAVEQVKEAVADIKHQAATSLEGFQALPELEGIPASRLETFYQAGIQSVADFAVWTEKDLLALKGIGAATIKQLKEKGISLKD
- a CDS encoding DUF1912 family protein; translation: MSYEQEFLKEFETWVNTQVTINEMAMEESRRVLEEDKDERAADAYIRYESKVDAYRFIQGKFANYAAGKGFHDLPDELFGKRSY
- a CDS encoding DUF438 domain-containing protein, yielding MTDERIHILKDILLDLHRGASPDSVQERFNQTFAGVSAIEISLMEHELMNSGSGVTFEDVMALCDVHANLFKQAVQNVEVADADQAGHPVRVFKDENLALRAALIRIRRLLESYKQTEDSTIRKEIVKGLQRQLVLLGQFDNHYRRKEELFFPLMEKYGHDSPPKVMWGVDDQIRDLFALVQKDCQQLEEQGIEVLQQSFEAFAVEFESMIFKEESILLMILLECFTQDDWLQIAGESEAFGYAIIRPSESWKPARKDFSQKEQERPAEQEVEGTGELVQHTLDTPEGELTISFKPKRRPAEEQQVFGNGYLSVEQANLILNHLPMEITFVNKDDIFQYYNDAVPSEEMIFKRTPSQIGRNVELCHPPKLLPKVRAIFTALREGRKDKFEMWFNSESRGQFVHVTYKAVRDAAGEFQGVLEYVQDIAPYRAIETDVYREIDE
- a CDS encoding DUF1858 domain-containing protein produces the protein MNTIDLSIPVAQVIEAHPEVLDILVELGFTPLANPLMRNTLGKTVSLKQGAKMKGIDLARIQSTLEWNGYDVIGGQA
- a CDS encoding amino acid permease encodes the protein MSEKHHHSTNKMERSLQNRHVQIMAIAGTIGTGLFLGAGRSISLTGPSIIFIYMMTGGFMYLMMRAIGEMLYRDPDQHTFINFITHYVGKGWGYFAGWSYWLSVVFIGMAEITAVAEYVQFWFPMWPAWIIQLVFLVILGMVNLIAVRIFGEVEFWFAMIKIIAILALIATAIFMVLTGFETPTGLASLTNISDGFSLFPNGPLNFIVAFQMVFFAYLMMEFIGVTTAETENPRKVLPKAIKEIPVRIVFFYGGALLAIMAIIPWRNLATAGSPFVTVFELAGIKWAAGLINFVVLTSAASALNSTLYSTGRHLYQLAHDAPNALLKKFKINTLSRQNVPQNAIIASAVVIALAAAISVLPDVSDAFTLITASSSGVYIAIYVLVMLAHLNYRKSQDFMANGYLMPAYRILNPLTICFFLFVFATLFLQEATLWGAIGSTIWIIAFGSYSLYKFR